A window of Haloarcula marismortui ATCC 43049 genomic DNA:
GAGTTCGAGGTCGGTAGCCGCTAGCGACTCACTCCTCCCAGTACTCTTTTTCGGCGTTCCTGTCGAGATACGTCGACAGCGTCCGGTCTGCTTTCTCGCCGCCCGGAGGCGACCCGGCGTACAGTCCGACCATCTCCCGGTCGGGGTAGACAGTGATGTCCGGCTCCTCCATCGTCGAGACCATCAGCAGCCGGAGTTCAGACTCACCGGCTTCGATTTCATGCGCGCTCTCTTCGCCAGCCGGGAGCGCCACGTAATCGCCCGGTTCCAGCGCGTGTTCGTCGGCCTCGGGGCCGAGCCGGAGCGTTCCCGTTCCGCCACGGACGAATATTGCTTCCTCGTTGCCCTCGTGGTAGTGGCGCACCCAGAGCCGCTTGCCCGGCGGGACGGCGTAGAGGCTCGCACCGAGTTGCTCACCCCCGGCGGCGTCACCGATCTGCTTGCGCTTGAACGTCCGGTCGCCGTGTTCGTGGTCGGTCCAGTCGAGGTCGGCTTCGTTGACGGGGCCGTTGCTCATGCCCGGTCAGACTGCCGGCAGGGAGAAAAAGTCTGTTGCGTTACAGTTCGTCGGCCAGCACGTCGAGCGTGGCGTCGAGGACAGCCGGGCGCTCGCCAGCCAGATAGCGGATGGTCCCCTCGCGGACGCTCCGTGTCGCGACGCCGCCTTCGGGAACTCGCTCGCTGACCTCGTTGACTAGCTCGTGCAGGTCCAGATCACCGTTGGCACGGACGTACATCGTGTCCGTTGAGATGCCGAGCACGGCGTCACTCTCGTCGCGGACATCCCGGTGGAGTTCGTCGAGCAGGAGCGACTCCGGCGGGAACTCGTACTGGTGAGTGAACGCGTCCGTGTCGAGCACGGCGAT
This region includes:
- a CDS encoding cupin domain-containing protein, encoding MSNGPVNEADLDWTDHEHGDRTFKRKQIGDAAGGEQLGASLYAVPPGKRLWVRHYHEGNEEAIFVRGGTGTLRLGPEADEHALEPGDYVALPAGEESAHEIEAGESELRLLMVSTMEEPDITVYPDREMVGLYAGSPPGGEKADRTLSTYLDRNAEKEYWEE